Proteins co-encoded in one Arachis hypogaea cultivar Tifrunner chromosome 13, arahy.Tifrunner.gnm2.J5K5, whole genome shotgun sequence genomic window:
- the LOC112792285 gene encoding uncharacterized protein → MWYLCVFYHRLLDYRKPEVESLAHLFGAFEDEQNGDVPSQLQWKLPIHHHPDSPFHFVNLPSEQVARSIANRSILVKGMYELWGEGGSYEELKDSVLSYPDERKLPYLEAGSTFKITVDSFGKVMSLNEQKELIQGLAYIPFKGQVKLKNPDHNFWLIEIDNYGRNNGLPPIVQRRIFFGREVGGADRKLIPTYQLKSRTYLGPTAMDAEMAFLMANQALATSGKLIYDPFVGTGSILVGAAHFGALTMGADIDIRVVRDGRGPNCNVWSNFEQYGLPMPVGLLRADNNRPPWRSGLKEIFDAIICDPPYGVRAGGRKSGGRKLLKGAVEPYVVPDDKRTDHIPSTAPYSLVECVHDLLDLAAKMLAMRGRLVFFYPVLRDDDCAETHFPEHPCFKLISSSEQILSSRYSRVLLTMVKVGAYTKEIAEAARLKHLEFRENHVKWLQDGNLHSAVFSPIDAQLPEAGDSKFIKDPKPKYRGKYV, encoded by the exons ATGTGGTATTTATGCGTTTTCTACCACAGGTTGTTGGATTACAGAAAACCCGAAGTGGAATCTCTGGCTCATCTCTTCGGTGCTTTTGAGGACGAACAAAACGGCGACGTTCCATCACAGTTGCAGTGGAAGCTCCCTATTCACCATCACCCCGATTCTCCTTTCCATTTTGTCAATCTCCCTTCAGAGCAAGTCGCTCGCAGCATTGCCAACCGAA GCATACTTGTGAAGGGAATGTATGAGCTTTGGGGGGAAGGGGGCAGCTATGAGGAGTTGAAAGATTCTGTTTTGAGTTACCCTGATGAGAGGAAGCTGCCATACTTGGAAGCTGGTAGCACTTTCAAGATTACTGTTGACAGCTTTGGGAAGGTTATGAGTCTCAATGAACAGAAGGAACTCATTCAAGGGCTGGCTTATATCCCTTTCAAG GGACAAGTAAAGTTGAAAAACCCTGATCACAACTTCTGGCTTATAGAAATTGATAATTATGGGCGTAACAATGGTCTTCCTCCAATTGTTCAAAGGAGAATCTTCTTTGGTCGTGAAGTTGGTGGTGCTGATAGGAAGCTTATACCAACATATCAGTTGAAAAGTCGTACCTATCTTGGTCCAACTGCCATGGATGCTGAAATGGCTTTTCTAATGGCCAACCAAGCACTTGCTACTTCAGGGAAACTAATATATGACCCTTTCGTTGGAACTGGAAGTATTCTTGTTGGAGCTGCTCACTTTGGAGCACTGACCATG GGTGCTGACATTGACATTAGGGTAGTGCGTGATGGACGTGGTCCTAACTGTAATGTATGGAGCAATTTTGAGCAG TATGGATTGCCAATGCCAGTAGGTCTGTTAAGGGCTGATAACAATCGCCCTCCCTGGCGTTCTGGGCTGAAAGAG ATATTTGATGCCATAATATGTGATCCTCCTTATGGAGTGCGAGCTGGGGGACGCAAATCTGGTGGGCGGAAGCTGCTAAAGGGGGCTGTGGAACCGTATGTTGTCCCTGATGACAAGAGGACGGATCACATACCATCAACAGCGCCTTACAGTTTAGTAGAGTGTGTGCATGATTTGCTCGATCTTGCAGCCAAAATGCTCGCAATGAGGGGCAGGCTTGTGTTCTTCTATCCCGTATTGAGAGACGATGATTGTGCCGAAACCCATTTCCCAGAGCATCCATGTTTTAAACTGATTTCTTCTTCTGAGCAGATCCTTAGTTCGCGTTATAGCAGGGTATTACTGACGATGGTCAAGGTTGGCGCTTACACCAAAGAAATAGCCGAGGCTGCAAGGTTAAAACACCTCGAGTTTAGGGAGAACCATGTTAAGTGGTTGCAAGATGGTAATCTTCATTCAGCAGTTTTTAGTCCAATTGATGCTCAACTACCGGAGGCCGGCGATTCTAAGTTTATTAAGGATCCAAAGCCTAAATACAGAGGGAAGTATGTTTAG
- the LOC112792289 gene encoding glycine-rich RNA-binding protein RZ1A, whose translation MSDVEEYRCFIGGLAWSTSDRKLKDTFEKFGKLVEAKVVVDKFSGRSRGFGFVTFDEKKAMEDAIDAMNGMDLDGRTITVDKAQPQQGSGRDDGDRHRDRGRDRDRDRDRNRDYGGGRGSNGGECFKCGKPGHFARECPSEGGRGGRYGGREGGRHGGSGYGPDRNADRSSGGRSRDAGRDGDSGNDRYYRDRAGPYERRGSGGAR comes from the exons ATGTCAGACGTGGAAGAATATCGCTGCTTCATTGGTGGCCTTGCATGGTCAACATCTGATAGAAAGTTAAAGGATACATTTGAAAAGTTTGGCAAGCTTGTTGAAGCAAAG GTGGTTGTTGACAAATTCTCTGGGCGCTCTCGTGGTTTTGGATTTGTCACATTTGATGAAAAGAAAGCAATGGAAGATGCTATTGATGCTATGAATGGCATGGATTTAGATGGGCGAACTATCACTGTAGATAAAGCTCAGCCTCAACAAGGATCGGGTAGAGATGATGGTGACCGCCACCGTGATCGTGGTCGAGATCGTGACCGTGATCGCGATCGTAACAGAGATTATGGAGGCGGTCGAGGATCTAATGGTGGTGAATGCTTTAAGTGTGGTAAACCTGGTCATTTTGCTAGGGAGTGCCCTAGTGAAGGGGGAAGAGGAGGAAGGTATGGTGGCAGGGAAGGTGGTAGACATGGTGGAAGTGGTTATGGTCCTGATAGAAATGCAGATCGTTCTTCCGGCGGACGCAGCAGGGATGCTGGCAGGGATGGAGATTCAGGAAATGATCGATACTATCGTGATCGTGCTGGACCATATGAACGACGAGGATCAGGAGGTGCTCGTTAA
- the LOC140177781 gene encoding uncharacterized protein — MSGGVSGEETLRVKHGEAADNVDGRDKGESGGGDKVVGSKIAKAFSLVETLSGDNIAVVFGKQGDLLPPSVTFTQEAKNCLAEPYKDAIVIKVLGKHYSYTALSHKLRTVWRIKGGFALLDVGFDYFLVKFDVAEEREKVFLGGPWMIEGNYVAVKPWDQEFRSSENCFGATLVWIRISGLPIWCYQEDAMLRVAAAVGIPVKVDLATKLAERGRYARACVQIDLGLPVTKKILVDSVEYEVEYESLHLICDSCLKFGHDMKVCKTDSNAGGGTNAKVISDVAKQPESLNSKNPVHVEKASFHFGKNLGDETVNVTVPDLVESDLHAVHVDHAQLEDLEGWTQVIRKGKGINIGKSVSVASSGTRHNVHHQQQCETTNGTVRKRPRPNSLQNSPVDKDGASMAAWNVTGASNKMARVHCKNLGFHCVGIEEAVGHRGGIWFLSSIANASCVVIDQIDQCIIVKVSMGHNRPWMAIGDFNEIVAPDESTGAYFSSHRASLLATTLDDCELFDLKVTGRRYTWYRAVQASRDLAKRLDRALVNEAWMSMFPEGYSEILSRLHSDHCPILVRCHGSPRVKGSRPFRFQAAWATHPSYKHVISKAWNQEFGGVTERLKMVQQASLDFNSKIFGNIFVRKNKLEYQIDQIQRRLEVTDVLSLRIKEAELREDYNRFLLQEELFWYQKSREQWVKLQKFRSKWSCILLTFFARHLA, encoded by the exons ATGAGCGGTGGAGTGAGCGGGGAAGAGACtttgagggtgaaacacggtgaGGCAGCCGATAATGTCGacggaagagataagggggagagcggGGGAGG GGACAAAGTTGTGGGCTCCAAGATTGCTAAAGCTTTTTCACTTGTTGAAACTTTATCGGGAGATAACATTGCGGTAGTTTTTGGGAAGCAAGGAGATCTCTTACCACCGAGTGTCACATTTACCCAAGAAGCTAAGAATTGCTTGGCAGAACCTTATAAGGATGCTATAGTGATTAAGGTGCTAGGTAAACATTATAGCTACACTGCATTGTCTCATAAACTCCGAACGGTATGGAGGATTAAGGGAGGTTTTGCTTTATTGGATGTGGGATTTGACTACTTCCTTGTGAAGTTTGATGTGGCTGAGGAGCGAGAAAAGGTTTTCTTAGGAGGTCCATGGATGATTGAGGGAAATTATGTGGCTGTGAAGCCTTGGGATCAAGAGTTTAGATCAAGTGAAAACTGTTTTGGAGCAACTTTAGTGTGGATTAGAATTTCTGGATTACCAATTTGGTGCTACCAAGAAGATGCAATGCTCCGTGTTGCGGCTGCAGTTGGCATTCCCGTTAAGGTTGATTTGGCAACAAAATTAGCTGAAAGAGGACGATATGCTCGAGCCTGTGTTCAGATAGATTTAGGATTGCCAGTGACTAAGAAGATTCTTGTTGACAGTGTTGAATATGAGGTTGAATATGAAAGTCTTCACCTTATTTGTGACTCCTGTCTCAAGTTTGGTCATGATATGAAGGTGTGCAAGACTGACAGCAATGCAGGAGGAGGAACTAATGCCAAGGTGATCAGCGATGTAGCAAAACAGCCAGAAAGCTTAAATTCAAAAAATCCAGTGCATGTGGAAAAGGCAAGTTTTCATTTTGGCAAGAATCTTGGAGATGAGACTGTAAATGTTACTGTCCCGGATTTGGTGGAGAGTGATTTGCATGCTGTTCATGTAGACCATGCACAACTTGAGGATTTGGAAGGTTGGACTCAAGTGATTAGGAAAGGAAA GGGCATCAATATTGGAAAATCGGTTAGTGTGGCTTCTTCGGGGACCCGGCACAATGTTCATCATCAGCAGCAATGTGAGACAACAAATGGCACTGTGCGAAAGCGTCCTCGCCCAAACTCTTTGCAGAATTCACCAGTAGATAAGGATGGAGCATCGATGGCAG CCTGGAATGTGACGGGTGCATCTAACAAGATGGCCCGTGTGCATTGCAAAAATTTG GGTTTTCATTGTGTTGGTATTGAGGAAGCAGTAGGACACAGGGGTGGCATTTGGTTTCTATCTTCTATTGCTAATGCTTCTTGTGTGGTTATTGATCAAATTGACCAATGCATCATAGTGAAAGTGAGTATGG GCCATAATAGACCATGGATGgccattggtgattttaatgagattgtgGCACCAGATGAGAGTACAggtgcttatttttcttctcacagAGCTAGTCTATTAGCTACTACTCTAGATGACTGTGAGCTCTTTGATCTTAAAGTGACTGGTAGGAGATATACTTGGTATAGAGCAGTTCAGGCTAGCAGGGACTTGGCTAAAAGGTTGGATAGAGCTCTAGTTAATGAGGCGTGGATGTCAATGTTTCCTGAGGGTTATTCTGAAATTCTTAGCAGGCTTCattctgatcattgtcctatttTAGTTCGTTGTCATGGTAGCCCCAGAGTAAAAGGTTCTCGTCCTTTTAGGTTCCAAGCTGCGTGGGCAACACATCCTTCTTATAAACATGTTATTAGTAAGGCTTGGAATCAAGAGTTTGGAGGCGTTACTGAAAGGCTTAAGATGGTTCAACAGGCTTCTTTGGACTTCAACtcaaagatttttggaaatatttttgtgCGAAAAAATAAGCTGGAATATCAGATTGATCAGATTCAACGGCGTTTGGAGGTTACCGATGTGTTATCTCTGAGAATTAAAGAAGCTGAACTCAGGGAAGATTATAATAGGTTTTTATTGCAAGAGGAACTTTTTTGGTACCAGAAATCTAGAGAGCAGTGGGTCAA GCTACAAAAATTCAGGTCCAAATGGTCATGCATTCTCTTAACATTTTTTGCAAGGCATCTTGCATGA
- the LOC112792283 gene encoding large ribosomal subunit protein eL42: MVNVPKTKKTYCKSKECRKHTLHKVTQYKKGKDSIAAQGKRRYDRKQSGYGGQTKPVFHKKAKTTKKIVLRLQCQGCKHVSQHPIKRCKHFEIGGDKKGKGTSLF; this comes from the exons ATG GTGAACGTTCCGAAGACAAAGAAGACGTACTGCAAGAGCAAGGAGTGCAGGAAGCACACTCTTCACAAGGTTACCCAATACAAGAAGGGCAAGGATAGCATCGCCGCTCAGGGTAAGCGCCGTTATGACCGCAAGCAATCCGGTTATGGTGGCCAGACCAAGCCCGTCTTCCACAAAAAG GCCAAGACCACCAAGAAAATTGTGTTGAGGCTTCAATGCCAGGGCTGCAAACATGTCTCCCAGCATCCTATTAAG AGATGCAAGCACTTTGAGATTGGTGGTGACAAGAAGGGAAAAGGAACTTCCCTCTTCTAA
- the LOC112792282 gene encoding putative clathrin assembly protein At1g03050, translated as MGPSKLRRAIGAVKDKTSIGLAKVGSSSSLGDLEVAIVKATRHDEYPAEEKHVREILSLTCYSRAYVSACVSTISKRLSKTKSWTVALKSLILIQRLLSDGDPAYEQEIFFSTRRGTRLLNMSDFRDRSYSSSWDFSAFVRTYALYLDERLEYKMQNRRGRRSRFGFDEDDEQRQRDKDRDRERYIYRDKDKDKDKDKDLDIKVSTKATPLNDFRTELLFSKMQHLQLLLERFIACRPTGVAKTHRIVIVALYPIVKESFQIYHDMTEIMSILIDRFAEEMEVQECSKVYDVFCRVGKQYDELDMFYTWSKSIGIGRAFEYPDLEKVTAKKLELMDNYIREKSRIAKCRKLEQQEHQSEDEKAEEPEPQEDMNAIKALPPPEEVKEEPVEETKEAEPKNEEPEQTEGDLLNLGDDTVTTHEYGDKLALALFDGAAPATNSDTKALPWHAFDDSADWETALVQSASNLSNQKPSLGGGFDTLLLDGMYQHGAAYSAMQGPGYGVSGSNSSVALGSAGRPAMLALPAPPSPAGGLTSFGADPFAASLAVAPPHYVQMSEIEKKQRLLMEEQLMWQQYANRGMQMQGQVAYPNVQANNTYMGGYQQNYWGYSH; from the exons ATGGGTCCAAGCAAATTGAGAAGAGCCATTGGAGCAGTTAAGGATAAGACAAGCATAGGGCTAGCCAAGGTGGGAAGCAGCAGCTCATTGGGGGATCTTGAAGTGGCAATTGTGAAGGCAACAAGGCATGATGAGTACCCTGCTGAAGAGAAGCATGTTAGGGAGATCCTGAGCTTAACATGTTACTCGAGGGCCTACGTTAGTGCCTGCGTTAGCACCATCTCCAAGCGTCTAAGCAAGACAAAAAGTTGGACGGTTGCTTTGAAATCCCTCATTCTCATTCAAAGGCTACTATCAGATGGAGATCCTGCTTATGAGCAAGAAATATTCTTCTCAACTAGGCGCGGCACTCGCCTTCTCAACATGTCTGATTTCAGGGACAGGTCCTATTCTAGTTCTTGGGATTTCTCTGCATTTGTGCGCACCTACGCCTTGTATCTTGATGAAAGGCTTGAGTACAAGATGCAGAACAGGCGCGGAAGGCGCAGCAGGTTTGGTTTTGATGAAGATGATGAGCAAAGACAAAGAGATAAAGACAGAGACAGAGAAAGATATATATacagagataaagataaagataaagataaagacaaGGATCTTGATATCAAAGTCAGTACAAAAGCCACACCTTTGAATGATTTTAGGACCGAGCTACTATTTTCCAAGATGCAGCATTTGCAGTTGCTTCTTGAACGCTTTATAGCTTGTCGTCCCACAG GAGTGGCAAAGACCCATCGTATTGTCATAGTGGCTCTGTATCCTATTGTGAAGGAGAGCTTTCAAATATATCATGATATGACAGAGATCATGAGCATCTTAATCGATCGTTTCGCCGAAGAGATGGAGGTACAAGAATGCAGCAAAGTGTATGATGTTTTCTGCCGCGTTGGAAAGCAGTACGACGAGCTAGACATGTTCTATACCTGGTCCAAGTCCATAGGCATTGGGCGCGCATTCGAGTATCCGGATTTAGAGAAGGTAACAGCCAAGAAGCTGGAGCTCATGGATAACTACATCAGAGAGAAGTCCAGAATAGCCAAATGTAGAAaactagaacaacaagaacatcaaAGTGAAGATGAAAAAGCAGAGGAACCTGAACCACAAGAGGATATGAATGCAATTAAGGCGCTGCCGCCGCCAGAAGAAGTAAAGGAGGAGCCAGTAGAAGAAACAAAGGAAGCAGAGCCCAAGAATGAAGAGCCAGAGCAAACAGAGGGGGATCTATTGAATCTAGGAGATGACACAGTGACAACTCATGAATATGGGGACAAACTAGCCTTGGCATTGTTTGATGGGGCTGCACCAGCAACAAATAGTGACACCAAAGCTCTTCCATGGCACGCTTTTGATGATTCAGCAGATTGGGAAACAGCATTGGTTCAATCAGCAAGCAACTTGTCCAACCAGAAGCCATCACTTGGGGGAGGCTTTGACACCTTGTTGTTGGATGGTATGTACCAACATGGAGCTGCATATTCAGCCATGCAAGGACCAGGTTATGGGGTAAGTGGCAGCAATAGTAGCGTCGCACTAGGCTCGGCTGGAAGACCTGCCATGCTAGCATTGCCGGCACCACCATCTCCGGCAGGTGGTTTGACTTCGTTTGGTGCAGACCCTTTTGCAGCTTCATTGGCTGTGGCACCTCCACACTACGTTCAAATGTCAGAGATCGAAAAGAAACAGAGGTTGTTGATGGAGGAGCAACTAATGTGGCAGCAATATGCAAACCGTGGGATGCAGATGCAGGGACAAGTTGCATACCCAAATGTACAAGCTAACAATACGTACATGGGAGGGTATCAACAAAACTATTGGGGCTATTCTCATTAA